From a region of the Nothobranchius furzeri strain GRZ-AD chromosome 12, NfurGRZ-RIMD1, whole genome shotgun sequence genome:
- the rbm45 gene encoding RNA-binding protein 45, which yields MEESSWKQMPENLEDPPNSRLFLVASRCTTEDELRERFSKFGEVQGVWLVKDKQTKEPKGVAYVKFAKSSQACLAMEEMHGKMLSDGSKPLKVFIAQSRSSNRHRDVEDEELTRIFVMIPKTYTEEDLKETFKVYGDIEYCIIIKNKTTGESKGLGYVRYFKPSQAAIAIEKCDKSYRAILAEPRTKSNVSEDYSGGACRMDYSSTANPTVDLGNYTAMDFRSSEMTSTLMMSSRAALSQEQVFSLFDIIPGMEFCDLQRDQFGILKGHALIHYNNLGSAVYAKEKLNGFEYPPGNRLQVYFHNDGESPISRMSKQCVQAQIMSCGWNGSSCSQVRKPSYSSFSTSSRIQTEVNLPSIKKLAPADSRTKERLFVVFNPSPLPHDVLEDVFCRFGSLIEVYLVSGRNVGYIKYADKQCADEAMAALHGEVVNGVRMKVMLADPPREESHKRPRTY from the exons ATGGAAGAAAGCTCGTGGAAACAAATGCCGGAAAACCTTGAAGATCCTCCTAACAGTCGGTTGTTCTTGGTAGCCAGTAGGTGTACAACAGAAGATGAGCTTCGGGAAAGGTTTTCCAAATTTGGGGAAGTTCAGGGAGTCTGGTTGgttaaagacaaacagacaaaggaACCTAAAGGCGTCGCTTATGTGAAATTTGCGAAGTCTTCCCAGGCATGCTTGGCCATGGAGGAAATGCACGGAAAAATGCTGTCGGATGGGTCTAAACCTCTTAAG GTTTTCATTGCTCAGTCACGCTCGTCAAACAGACACAGAGATGTAGAGGATGAAGAGCTGACCAGGATCTTTGTCATGATTCCTAAAACATATACCGAAGAGGATCTCAAAGAAACTTTCAAA GTGTATGGAGACATTGAATATTGCATCATCATCAAAAACAAGACCACTGGTGAAAGTAAAGGACTCGGCTATGTGAGATACTTCAAACCTTCTCAAGCCGCCATTGCAATAGAAAAGTGTGACAAAT CTTACAGGGCCATCCTGGCTGAGCCCCGCACCAAGTCCAACGTCTCTGAAGATTACTCCGGAGGAGCATGCAGAATGGATTATTCCAGCACTGCCAACCCCACTG TTGATCTTGGGAACTACACGGCCATGGACTTCCGCAGCAGTGAGATGACCAGCACCCTGATGATGTCCTCGCGGGCTGCTCTTTCCCAAGAGCAGGTGTTTTCTCTCTTCGACATTATTCCTGGCATGGAGTTCTGCGATCTGCAGAGAGACCAGTTTGGAATTCTCAAAG GTCATGCGTTGATTCACTACAATAATCTGGGATCAGCGGTTTATGCTAAGGAGAAGCTAAATGGCTTTGAGTATCCCCCCGGTAACAGACTGCAGGTTTATTTCCACAACGACGGAGAAAG TCCCATCAGTCGGATGTCAAAGCAGTGTGTTCAAGCTCAGATCATGTCCTGCGGGTGGAACGGAAGCTCCTGCAGCCAAGTGAGGAAACCT AGCTACTCTTCATTCTCCACATCGTCTCGGATTCAGACAGAGGTCAACCTGCCATCGATAAAGAAGCTGGCTCCAGCTGACAGCAGGACCAAAGAGCGCTTGTTTGTGGTGTTTAACCCCTCCCCTCTGCCCCACGATGTGCTGGAGGACGTCTTCTG TCGCTTCGGATCCCTCATCGAGGTCTATCTGGTTTCAGGGAGGAACGTCGGATATATAAAGTACGCCGACAAACAG TGTGCCGACGAGGCCATGGCAGCGCTGCACGGCGAGGTCGTTAACGGAGTCAGGATGAAGGTGATGCTGGCGGATCCGCCCAGAGAGGAATCCCACAAACGCCCTCGTACCTACTAG